CGGCGTGGTTCAATTCCACGCGAATATTGCGCATCAGCCAGCGTCGCGCCATGTCCTCCCCAGGATGACGGGCAAACTTGGTCTTGGTGAGGTTTTGTGCCATGTACAAGGCAAACTGCTCCACCACAGGCCAGCCACCGATCAGGTAGTGGCGCATGGTCTTGGCGCTGAGCGTGTTATCGCGCATGCGCTGATACAGTTCGTGTTCGACAACCCGACGCTTGCTCTCGCTACAGTCCTGGATCAGTTGCTGCGCCCAGGTGGGGTAACTCGAGGCTTCCATAAGCGGGCCGGTTCTGTTGAATGCGTCGATCACTGTAGGGCTCCTTTTTAAGTGTGATGTACAGACCAGCAAAGTTTCAGCGGAATGTGCCGGGCGCCTTGAATAACAGGGGCTGTGGCCGCACGGGTCGGCACTGCAGGCTATCAAAGGTAAACAGTTGCGGACGCTCGATCAGGTAGCCTTGAGCGTAGTCCACACCTATCTCAAGTAACGCCTGTTCGATCTGCGACGTTTCAACAAACTCGGCAATGGTGCGTTTACCCATGACATGGCCGATGTGATTGATCACTTCGACCATGGCGCGGTTAATCGGGTCGTCCAGCATATCCTTTACGAAACTTCCATCGATCTTCAGGAAGTCTACAGGTAAATGTTTAAGATAAGCGAACGAGGACATTCCGGCGCAAAAGTCATCCAGGGAAAAATGGCAACCTAACGCTTTGAGTTCATTAATAAAACGAATTGCACTGCCTAAATTGGCGATAGCGCTGGTTTCAGTTATTTCAAAACAAATCATTTCCGGCGGAATGCTGTAAGTGCCGAATTTATCACGTAAAAACCCGAGAAAATCATCATCGCCAATGGTTATTCCTGACAGATTAATCGCACACATGGCCATAGGTCGGCCCGGACGCTCGTGCATGCAACGCGCAATGATCTTGAAGACGTTTTCAACTACCCAGCGATCCAGGGACGTCATGAGGCCATAACGCTCGGCGGCTGGAATAAAACTGTCGGGCAGAATGATTCGCCCCGCTTCGTCGTGCAGCCGCAGCAGGATTTCGACGTGCCCATTGCCCGCCTCGGTATGGCCCAGCGGTGAGATTTCCTGGGCGTACAGGCAAAAGCGATCCTCTTCCAGCGCCATGTGCAGGCGCTGCACCCAGGCCATCTCACCAAAACGCAGGGACAGCTCCGAGTCATCGGCGTGATACACCTGCACCCGGTTGCGCCCCTTTTCCTTGGCCATGTAGCACGCCATGTCGGCGGCGCGCAGGGAAGTTTCCAGGGTGGTCGGGGTTTTTGAGATATGCACCAGGCCGATGCTGACGGTGGTCATGAACGGTCGACCCTTCCACACAAAATGCAGGCTCTGCACGGTGTGGCGCAGGCTCTCGGCGATCTTCTCGGCCACCGATGCCGGGCAGTTCTCCAGCAGAATGCCGAACTCATCGCCGCCCAGCCGAGCCAGGGTATCGCCTTCGCGCAGGTCCGATTGCAGCAGCGCACAGATGTGGCGCAGCAACTCGTCGCCCGCCGCGTGGCCGCAGGTGTCATTGACCAGCTTGAACTGGTCCAGGTCGAGAAACATCAGGGCGTGGCGGCCGTTTTTCTGGCGCGCCACCTGCTGCAGCACCTGCTCCAGGCGGTATTCGAATTCACGGCGATTGGCCAGGCCGGTCAAGGCATCGTGGGTCGCCTGCCACGAAAGGTTGGCGATGTACTGGCGCTCCTGAGTCATGTCATGCAGCACCAGCACCGCACCACTGACCTTGCCGGCGCTGCGAATCGGCGCACCAACCAGGGTCACGGAGACGGTACTGCCGTCCAGGCGCTGGATCAGCTTGGAATGGTCACTGCCGCCACTGAGGTCGCCTGTGATGATGTGCTCGATCAGGGTAAAGCCGTCCGGCTCGGCGTTTTCATCCAGCAGCTTGAACAACGCCGCCAGCGGCAGCCCCTGGGCGCGGGCCGAGGTCCAGTGAGTCAACGCCTCGGCGGCAGGGTTCATATAGGCAATCGCACCGTCCACGTCGGTGGTGATGACACCGTCGCCAATCGATTCGAGGGTGATCTGCGCCCGCTCCTTTTCCGCCTGCAGCGCATCGGCGAAGGCATGGCGCTGGGCGAGCAATTTGTGGGTGCGCAGCAGCGCCAGGACGATCAGGCCCAGCGCCGTGGCCAGGTTGGTGATCAACAACAGGCGCAGGATCATCCGTGACCCTTCACCCAAGGCATCACTGAACGCCTTGGCGGCCGGTGTCACACTCTCGTTGATCGCAGTGATGCGTGCCTTCCACTGGCGCACATCGTTGGCATTGAC
This region of Pseudomonas sp. MUP55 genomic DNA includes:
- a CDS encoding EAL domain-containing protein — protein: MKQKRTLGTPRLLGIVWPFIAVVLFQALLGCVSLYVLSAVRGYVAGESLWSKGQKDAIYYLTLYADNREATTYLKYQQAIAVPQGGHELRIALDRPTPDIAAARQGIIKGGNHPDDVSSLIWLYLNFRHFSYLEKAIELWTVGDGYLLQLDDLAREMHGAIVAQRVNANDVRQWKARITAINESVTPAAKAFSDALGEGSRMILRLLLITNLATALGLIVLALLRTHKLLAQRHAFADALQAEKERAQITLESIGDGVITTDVDGAIAYMNPAAEALTHWTSARAQGLPLAALFKLLDENAEPDGFTLIEHIITGDLSGGSDHSKLIQRLDGSTVSVTLVGAPIRSAGKVSGAVLVLHDMTQERQYIANLSWQATHDALTGLANRREFEYRLEQVLQQVARQKNGRHALMFLDLDQFKLVNDTCGHAAGDELLRHICALLQSDLREGDTLARLGGDEFGILLENCPASVAEKIAESLRHTVQSLHFVWKGRPFMTTVSIGLVHISKTPTTLETSLRAADMACYMAKEKGRNRVQVYHADDSELSLRFGEMAWVQRLHMALEEDRFCLYAQEISPLGHTEAGNGHVEILLRLHDEAGRIILPDSFIPAAERYGLMTSLDRWVVENVFKIIARCMHERPGRPMAMCAINLSGITIGDDDFLGFLRDKFGTYSIPPEMICFEITETSAIANLGSAIRFINELKALGCHFSLDDFCAGMSSFAYLKHLPVDFLKIDGSFVKDMLDDPINRAMVEVINHIGHVMGKRTIAEFVETSQIEQALLEIGVDYAQGYLIERPQLFTFDSLQCRPVRPQPLLFKAPGTFR